In the Rahnella sikkimica genome, AACGACCGCGTTCAGGGCTGGCTGTTTGGCTCGACGCGTCTCGCGCCGGTTTATCCGGAATCGATGATGACCCGTCCGTTTCCGTTTAACGCGTTTTACGCCGAAGACGACGCGCCGGAAGTCGACGGGCTGGCCTATCGCCTGAAAATCGCCGGTCTGGCGCTGGATAAACGTGAATGGTCGCTGCCGGCACTCTACAAAATGGCGCAGGTCAGCCAGGTGACGCGGCATATCTGCGTGGAAGGCTGGAGCGCAATAGGCAAATGGGGCGGCGTGCCGTTTGGTGATTTTTTACGGCTGATTGGTGCGGATCTGAGCGCGGAATACGTCAGTTTCAAATGTGCCGACGAGTATTACACCAGCATTGATATGGCCACGGCGCTGCATCCGCAGACGTTGCTGGCACTGACCTATGACGGAGAGATTTTACCGCGTAAGTACGGTTTCCCGATGAAACTCAGGATGCCGACCAAGCTCGGTTACAAGAACCCCAAACACATCGAAGTGATTGAAATTACCAATAAATTCACCGGTGGCTACTGGGAAGATCAGGGCTACAACTGGTTTGGTGGAAGCTAGAACACACGACGACGAACCCAATAAAACCCCACAGAGAAAAGGATTACCCCATGAAAAAGTTAACCGTAATGATGATGTCTGCCTGTCTGATGATGGGCGCAGTGAGCACCACCTACGCCGCTGACGCGATGATGAAAAAAGACACCATGGGTCACATGTCCAAAGACTGTATGAAAAAGGACAGCATGAGCAAAGACTCGATGGCGAAAGACAGCATGGGCAAAGACTGTATGTCCAAAGACAAAATGTCTAAAGACCACATGTCAAAAGACGCGATGAAGAAAGACAGCATGTCGAAAGATGGCATGAAAAAAGATGCAATGAGCCAGTAAGGCGACGGGTCATTTAATTTTGAATAACCGTGCAATAAAAAAGCCGCCTGATGGCGGCTTTCATTTTAAATAGCGCTCATTTTAAATATAAAGGCTCAACGATAAGGCGAATTCAGAGGCACTTCAGCATCAGGTTCATGCGTTATGCG is a window encoding:
- a CDS encoding molybdopterin-dependent oxidoreductase; translation: MKNIIKKSIVQIFSTSDSEAIVQEAKKQIIRELDAPSRRLFLQRGLTLGGIAMLTGCDISDNASVETALGKISGFNDRVQGWLFGSTRLAPVYPESMMTRPFPFNAFYAEDDAPEVDGLAYRLKIAGLALDKREWSLPALYKMAQVSQVTRHICVEGWSAIGKWGGVPFGDFLRLIGADLSAEYVSFKCADEYYTSIDMATALHPQTLLALTYDGEILPRKYGFPMKLRMPTKLGYKNPKHIEVIEITNKFTGGYWEDQGYNWFGGS
- a CDS encoding pentapeptide MXKDX repeat protein; the encoded protein is MKKLTVMMMSACLMMGAVSTTYAADAMMKKDTMGHMSKDCMKKDSMSKDSMAKDSMGKDCMSKDKMSKDHMSKDAMKKDSMSKDGMKKDAMSQ